The genomic region GGTTGTGCAGCAGTTTAGAAAGCATGTATTCATCACACAGTCtagaatttatttttgtattttttcagtCATAGAAAACATATAAATAGCAGATTAATGTTTTCAAGGTCTGAAAAGgtcatgaaaatgaatattttttattcgtgcaccttttttcttttcttgtaaAACCTGTTTGCAAGTTGAACTGATTTGCAAATGAGTCTGAATGATTTATTAATGATTTTCTAAAATCCTTATCCAGTGATCAGAAATAACTGTTAACCCTGTAAATACATTAAAGTGAATTGTGAACAAATAAAAGTTGTCAGCAATTTCCTCCTGATCTGACCCTTAAACATGATTTataaacagagaattttttttgtaaagtaaTGTGATTATTGTTAACAGCTGAACTTGCAGGTATCTTGATTGCTGATTGGCTAAAGGTGAGGAGTGAAGTCTATAAGAGGATTCCTATTGATGTTTGTGTTAGAAGCGCTCAATTGGGATTGTAACAAAAGTTCTGGGTGTCTTATTCAACAATGGGTTCTAGATACTGCTTAAGGTGAGCACTAAACTGACTGAAGTGAAAGTTTGTTGTTGGTGGTTGTTGTTTGCTCAGAAGCTGAATGAACCTGTACATTGCTCTACCAAATGGTTGACTTCTTGCTTGTTTTCAGAATTCTTTTTGCCTTGTTTCCTGCTTATGTAACCTGTTGGGGGAATTATGAAGGTAAGCCTAACACGCTTCTGATATGTATCTGAAACATTGCTGTCTCTGGCTGTTTGTGtactttttatttgtttctaACAGGGAGCATGCCAACTGCTAATATGCAAAGCGCTTCATCTCACACTTTCCCAGGGATTCGCCATGAGGTTAAACAAATAGGAAGTTGGAATGAACCTGCCTACAGTTCTGTTCACCTGCCCCACAGTCAAGGCACCCATGGAAGTTATAATTATCATAAGGGGAGAGTGTTTGCGGGCTCAAATATAAAATCAGATTCAAAAGCTTGTGAGACTCCAGATAAACGTGAcaatcaaaaaaatattaactttaAGCCAACGTATTGCTTGTCAGGTTTTGGTCAACCCTCTGCTCAATATGAGTCTCGTAGGGCTGCTGATGCCTTAAATGTCCAGCCTAGAAGCCAACTGGCTTCTACTTCATCTCAGAGTGGGTCCACCTTGATAAGAAACTTAAAGGTACCCAACCCCTTAAAACACTCTAGCGGTGAATCTAGTAATGAGGTGGCTAAAACTTCTGGATCTAGCAACTTCTTTGCAGTGAAGCCTCCTAAAAACACATTTGGCCATATGGAGTTCAACTCTGAAGTTTCTAGAGACCCGCATGCAAGAGACCCAAATCTTGGATCAACTTCTATCTTAAGTCGGATGTCCCATCCGCATAGTTCATCTAAATGGAGCCAAAGCACTAACAAAGTCCAGACAGCCAGTAGCAGTTATGGCCCATTGCTGAAGGAAATGTCTACGTATTCAAGCATGAATCCAAGAAAACCCTCTAGTAGTGGACTTCAGTACACTGAGGTCAAGCCTTCGGTTGTTAGCTCAGGGCCAATCATTGTAGTTAAAGGTGGAGGAAGTGCTCAAGGTCATGGGGGCTATAGTGGGCATCCCGATTCTGTAAAATCACTTGGAGTTCCCAGTCATGTTGCTGCCTATCAGGCCAGTCAGACTTCTAGAGATACTAGATTGACTGGCAGTAGTCAGGGCCAGTCATGGAATGAACCTCTTCACTACTCCATGAGTGGTACTCAATACAGTCCCAGTCCTGAGCTAAGAAAACCTTCCAAAAATGACTGTAGGGACCGTGTGGATGAATCTTCAATTGTCAGCTCTGGTGGGATTCTTCTCAAAGCCCCAGAAAGTACTCCTAGAAATAAGTTACCAGCTCAATATGAAGCTACTCACCCCAAATTCCAGCAGGCCTACAATGTCCACGGTCAGCCTAGTCAAATCTATAAGCCCATGTATCCCTCTCGAAGTGGGGCTCAACACGATGTTGCAAAGTCCTCAACTGCCAGTTCTGGAAAAATCCTGATAATGCAAGGTCCTACCAGTTTTCAAAGTAGAACAGAATCCAATAAACCCAAAGTTCGTCCTAGCTTTCCAGAACATAGGATAACATTTGCCTCTGGTCAGACCGCTCCTCAAAACCAGCCTTTTGAAGCAGCCAGAAATTTCAGAAATGTCTGGCCAGCCACTAGCACTTCCCGGACTAGGTATCAGACCTTCTCTTCTGTGAAGGGACCCTCATACAAACCAAATTCTAGGCCCTCAAATCCTTCTAGAAGTGAATTGGGATTCAGTGCCAATAACCCCACTATTGCTGGAGCTAATGAGATCAATACAGTCCGTGTTAGGCTTAATAAAGCACCCACAAGCAGCTTTGGTAACTTTCAGAACCAATGGGCTTCTGGTGATGTTCGCAGTGGTGCTTTCCGGGGTTCCTCAACTCCAAGTTACCTGGGCCAGAGGCCAGGTCAAAATGTACAAACGCCTGTTTGTTCTTCAGCTCCTCAATATCATGGTTCCAAAGCAGTTCAGAGCCAATTCACTGCAACTCAAGGAAATCCAGATTACACTAGGCACATTACTGCCATTCCAAGTGAGTTCGGCCAAGGTGCCATCCGAAGGCTTTCTCCTACACTTTCCAGCAACTACAGACAAGGTTTGCTCTAAAGTGCACCACAATCAATCTCATtgcatgttttaaatatgatttttcaGTCAGAAAATGACATTATTTGGTCCTTCTGCCACAGCTGAACAAAACCAGCCTCAAGTTAACAGATTGGATTCCTCTGCTCCTGAATGTGTGGTGGCCCAAAATAGCCCTGCAGGTCTTGGTCAGCAGGGCCTAGTCAAATTCCAGAAAGTTAACCTCTCCATCTAGAATCCTCAACGTCTGTTATAAAGTGAGTACAATTGCTTCATTTATATCTACACCGATCTCTATTTTTGGTATTTAGCAGGAAATGATCTGCCCTCTGCAAGCAATACTGAAGAGTCCAAAAGTGGGATGGTTATTTCAGCATTTACAGCATCCCAGCAATCTGTCTTCGCTTTACATAGTGGGCAGCCTCATTTCCTAAGTGTAATTCAGGATGTTTATTGCCATGTTCAGAATAGGATTGTAGTTACATGAAACCATGCAGTATGTActgaccacttttttttttttttttttttttttttaagttgtgtaACCATGTATAATGTGACAAACATTTCAAACGGCTCTACTCAACACTTTCATATAACTGGATGTCACTATTTAAACTGTCACAATTTCAATTTAGTCCAGTAGCAGGCCTATTTGAAGTTTCATACTTGATACCAATTTTTAATACCATATAACAATACTGACAATACAGTATTCAATAAGGCATACTAAAATATACTTGACTGGCAGCTGTGGTAGGTCATCGGATGTTCAGTGTGTACAGAAAATCTGTGTACAGCAGAAATTggtatacatttttaaacatggtCTACAGCATTGAAGCCGGTgaaaagttttttattattattatgcttaTTTTAATTGCATACTTGCATGATTCTCAAATGCCACCCAACATTAATTGTTTTTCAA from Chanodichthys erythropterus isolate Z2021 chromosome 15, ASM2448905v1, whole genome shotgun sequence harbors:
- the zgc:175136 gene encoding uncharacterized protein zgc:175136; protein product: MGSRYCLRILFALFPAYVTCWGNYEGSMPTANMQSASSHTFPGIRHEVKQIGSWNEPAYSSVHLPHSQGTHGSYNYHKGRVFAGSNIKSDSKACETPDKRDNQKNINFKPTYCLSGFGQPSAQYESRRAADALNVQPRSQLASTSSQSGSTLIRNLKVPNPLKHSSGESSNEVAKTSGSSNFFAVKPPKNTFGHMEFNSEVSRDPHARDPNLGSTSILSRMSHPHSSSKWSQSTNKVQTASSSYGPLLKEMSTYSSMNPRKPSSSGLQYTEVKPSVVSSGPIIVVKGGGSAQGHGGYSGHPDSVKSLGVPSHVAAYQASQTSRDTRLTGSSQGQSWNEPLHYSMSGTQYSPSPELRKPSKNDCRDRVDESSIVSSGGILLKAPESTPRNKLPAQYEATHPKFQQAYNVHGQPSQIYKPMYPSRSGAQHDVAKSSTASSGKILIMQGPTSFQSRTESNKPKVRPSFPEHRITFASGQTAPQNQPFEAARNFRNVWPATSTSRTRYQTFSSVKGPSYKPNSRPSNPSRSELGFSANNPTIAGANEINTVRVRLNKAPTSSFGNFQNQWASGDVRSGAFRGSSTPSYLGQRPGQNVQTPVCSSAPQYHGSKAVQSQFTATQGNPDYTRHITAIPSEFGQGAIRRLSPTLSSNYRQAEQNQPQVNRLDSSAPECVVAQNSPAGLGQQGLVKFQKVNLSI